A region of Candidatus Omnitrophota bacterium DNA encodes the following proteins:
- a CDS encoding YkgJ family cysteine cluster protein, translating to MIKQVIPQQFCLKCQGCCRFKEMGSAWSPCLLDEEIQDLLDQKIPPALISAQKKLLPIPNPQGEGFICPFLEAKDNKCKIYGLRPFECQLYPFLINLRDKKVILTLDLNCPYVREHLKDKEFKAYTDYLINFLNSPAQVEILKDNPQIIQAYEEVLDIIELGLPDEA from the coding sequence ATGATTAAACAGGTTATTCCTCAACAGTTTTGTTTAAAATGCCAGGGTTGCTGCAGGTTTAAAGAGATGGGTTCTGCCTGGTCGCCCTGCCTTTTAGACGAGGAGATACAGGATTTATTGGACCAGAAGATCCCCCCTGCGCTTATTTCTGCGCAGAAAAAACTGCTTCCCATACCCAACCCGCAGGGTGAGGGTTTTATCTGTCCTTTTTTAGAGGCAAAAGATAATAAGTGTAAAATCTATGGCTTGCGGCCCTTTGAATGCCAGTTGTACCCTTTTCTGATTAATTTAAGGGACAAGAAAGTTATCCTGACGCTGGATTTAAATTGCCCTTACGTCAGAGAACATTTAAAGGACAAAGAGTTCAAGGCTTATACTGATTATTTAATTAATTTTCTCAACTCCCCTGCTCAGGTTGAAATTTTAAAAGACAATCCCCAGATTATCCAGGCCTACGAAGAAGTCCTGGACATCATCGAATTAGGGTTACCCGATGAAGCTTAA
- a CDS encoding phosphatidylglycerol lysyltransferase domain-containing protein, which produces MKLKDLSLKDKGLFNKFLKLTRHELCVYTFENIYIWKKLFDIRWAVIENSLCVFFKDKMGCFLYLAPLAKTQNLQAIQKVFRALDRFNKNKDVSRIENIEEKEIAFYEKAGFICRNKSYDYLCLRSDLARLSGNKFKSKRASFNYFIKHYAFQYLPFSSKDRDGCLKLYDSWMRERQGKNQDHIYQAMLEDSRKSLKNALANYADLNFTGGLVRINKQIRAFTFGFKLNKDTFSILYEITDLSIKGLSQFVFSRFCQDLKGYKYINIMDDSGLENLQKVKLSYHPLRLVPAYIAERKNG; this is translated from the coding sequence ATGAAGCTTAAGGATTTATCCTTAAAAGATAAAGGTCTATTCAATAAATTTTTGAAGCTGACTAGGCATGAGCTTTGCGTCTATACCTTTGAAAATATCTATATCTGGAAAAAACTTTTCGATATCCGTTGGGCGGTAATTGAAAATAGCCTCTGTGTATTTTTTAAGGATAAGATGGGCTGTTTTTTGTATCTTGCGCCTTTAGCCAAAACACAGAATCTACAAGCTATTCAGAAAGTTTTTCGGGCTTTGGACAGGTTTAATAAAAACAAAGACGTATCACGCATAGAAAATATCGAGGAGAAGGAAATTGCTTTTTATGAAAAAGCGGGTTTTATCTGCCGGAATAAGTCTTACGATTACCTGTGCCTAAGGAGTGATTTAGCCCGGTTGAGCGGCAATAAATTCAAATCTAAACGCGCCAGCTTTAATTATTTTATCAAGCACTACGCATTCCAATATCTACCCTTTTCCTCAAAAGATAGAGACGGATGTTTAAAGCTCTACGATTCCTGGATGAGAGAACGCCAGGGGAAAAATCAAGACCATATTTATCAGGCCATGCTGGAGGATAGCCGCAAATCACTGAAAAACGCGTTGGCAAATTATGCGGATTTAAATTTTACAGGAGGGCTGGTGAGAATAAATAAACAAATCAGGGCCTTTACATTCGGCTTTAAATTGAATAAAGATACCTTCTCCATATTATACGAGATAACAGACCTGTCTATCAAGGGCCTAAGCCAATTTGTCTTTAGCAGGTTCTGCCAGGATTTAAAGGGCTATAAATACATAAATATTATGGATGATTCGGGGTTAGAAAACCTGCAGAAGGTGAAGCTCTCTTATCATCCTTTAAGGCTGGTCCCGGCTTATATCGCAGAGAGAAAAAATGGATAA
- the metG gene encoding methionine--tRNA ligase subunit beta, giving the protein MATIEDFRKLELKVATIKEVQEHPNADKLYVVIVDLGDKTKQLVAGIKNYYSKEDLIGRQVVVVDNLEPALLRGVESQGMLLAASDEAGITIVSPQRKVQVGSIVK; this is encoded by the coding sequence ATGGCGACAATAGAAGACTTCAGGAAATTAGAGTTAAAGGTAGCCACAATAAAAGAGGTCCAGGAGCATCCTAATGCCGATAAGCTTTATGTGGTGATCGTAGATTTAGGGGATAAAACCAAACAACTCGTAGCCGGGATTAAGAATTATTACAGCAAGGAGGACCTCATAGGCAGGCAGGTAGTGGTGGTAGATAATTTAGAGCCGGCGCTATTGCGGGGCGTAGAGAGCCAAGGCATGCTTTTGGCCGCCTCTGATGAAGCAGGCATTACCATTGTCAGCCCGCAGAGAAAAGTTCAGGTAGGCAGTATTGTAAAATGA